The genomic window TTTCATTTTAGCTATAGTTTCAATTTATCAATGTACTGTACAAATTTCCCAACATGTAATATACGGCCATAGTTTCATAACCTGTCTATTGATTGAAAGCAtatgaatatataaataatgtcaTTCAATATATTCAGTCTAAAGTGGCATAGATGGTCTTTATATCTCCAAAGTAATTGGGCATCTAAAAAGTAAAACCTCTTTGGAATGTATGTGCTTTAATTTATTCAAAGAAACAAATCTTACACTTAGCTAAGTATAGTTTGTACCTCCCTATAAATAGCTTACCATACTTGCTCATTTTTAAATAACCTAAGCCTCACATATAAACatagttttatatatttttccaaTTCTCCTATAAcctttttttacatatttttgtcactagaaaatatttatttggaaATAATCACTTAAGATGGAGAAGGTGATGAGGTTGGCTACAGAAAAAGGTGTAGTGATTTTCACAAAGAGTTCATGTTGTCTATGTTATGCAGTGAATGTTTTGTTTCAAGAAGTTGGAGTGTACCCTGTGGTTCATGAAATTGACAAAGATCCTGATTGTAAAGAAATGGAGAAAGCTATAAAAAGGTTAGGTTGTAATGCACCTGTCCCTGCAGTATTCATTGGAGGAAGACTTGTAGGGTCTACTAATGAAGTAATGTCCCTCCACTTAAGTGGTTCACTCATTCCACTATTGAGGCCATATAGAATGTAACTTAATTTGATTgatcaggttcagtttgattaTTAG from Trifolium pratense cultivar HEN17-A07 linkage group LG1, ARS_RC_1.1, whole genome shotgun sequence includes these protein-coding regions:
- the LOC123920400 gene encoding monothiol glutaredoxin-S11-like, yielding MEKVMRLATEKGVVIFTKSSCCLCYAVNVLFQEVGVYPVVHEIDKDPDCKEMEKAIKRLGCNAPVPAVFIGGRLVGSTNEVMSLHLSGSLIPLLRPYRM